One stretch of Hypanus sabinus isolate sHypSab1 chromosome 29, sHypSab1.hap1, whole genome shotgun sequence DNA includes these proteins:
- the hspbp1 gene encoding hsp70-binding protein 1 isoform X1 produces MAEGGSERNRQHPSNLQGLLRLAVEAGSVGDTAPELQPMPEERRQWLQDALSDVFNGHLDEIKQLKDCLEILKEMPEDDGGDDERRWNALDTLADLCENLDNAGDFCKLAGMQLVVSSFLECPDPELRWRTAHLIGTCSQNNPFVQEHVLNLGTMPKLLDLLNSDNNDMVRIKALFAISCLVREQEAGLREFVDHDGFSVLMRAMQSNVEKLKVKAAFLLQNLLINSPEHKGGVPCTDAVPHQLNIANVLCSMGMVQQLVSLVQTEHDPFHEHVLGALCSLVTNFPGGVRQCQEPELGLENLLVERSRMLKDQEEFQEELEFCEQLLRVCFNQPEENGMDR; encoded by the exons ATGGCTGAAGGTGGATCTGAGAGAAACAGGCAGCATCCAAGTAATTTGCAGGGTCTGTTGAGACTTGCTGTGGAGGCAGGGTCAGTGGGTGACACAGCTCCTGAACTGCAACCCATGCCAGAAGAG CGCAGACAGTGGCTGCAGGATGCGCTATCAGATGTATTTAACGGACACTTGGATGAGATTAAACAACTCAAAGATTGtctcgaaatcctgaaagaaatgcCTGAAGATGATGGTGGTGATGACGAAAGGCGCTGGAATGCACTTGATACATTGGCTGACTTGTGTGAAAACCTCGACAATGCAGGAG ACTTCTGTAAGCTGGCTGGCATGCAGCTGGTGGTGAGCAGTTTTCTGGAATGTCCGGACCCTGAGCTACGATGGCGAACAGCGCACCTCATTGGGACGTGCAGCCAAAACAACCCCTTTGTGCAGGAGCACGTGCTGAACCTGGGCACAATGCCCAAACTCCTGGATCTTCTCAACAGCGACAACAATGACATGGTTCGAATCAAGGCCCTCTTTGCCATATCAT GTCTGGTGCGTGAGCAGGAGGCTGGCCTGCGGGAGTTTGTTGACCACGACGGTTTTTCGGTACTGATGAGGGCCATGCAGAGTAATGTTGAGAAGCTGAAGGTGAAGGCCGCGTTCCTGCTGCAGAACCTGCTCATCAACAGCCCCGAGCACAAAG GTggtgtcccgtgcacggatgcagTTCCACACCAGCTGAATATTGCCA aCGTTCTCTGCTCAATGGGAATGGTGCAGCAGCTGGTGTCGCTCGTACAGACAGAGCATGATCCCTTTCAtgagcatgttctgggtgcacTGTGCAG CCTGGTGACCAACTTCCCTGGTGGAGTCAGGCAGTGTCAGGAACCTGAGCTGGGCCTGGAGAATCTTTTAGTCGAGAGATCACGGATGCTGAAAGACCAAGAAGAATTTCAG GAAGAGTTGGAATTCTGTGAGCAGCTTCTCCGTGTATGCTTCAACCAGCCCGAGGAAAACGGAATGGACCGGTGA
- the hspbp1 gene encoding hsp70-binding protein 1 isoform X2, with product MAEGGSERNRQHPSNLQGLLRLAVEAGSVGDTAPELQPMPEERRQWLQDALSDVFNGHLDEIKQLKDCLEILKEMPEDDGGDDERRWNALDTLADLCENLDNAGDFCKLAGMQLVVSSFLECPDPELRWRTAHLIGTCSQNNPFVQEHVLNLGTMPKLLDLLNSDNNDMVRIKALFAISCLVREQEAGLREFVDHDGFSVLMRAMQSNVEKLKVKAAFLLQNLLINSPEHKDVLCSMGMVQQLVSLVQTEHDPFHEHVLGALCSLVTNFPGGVRQCQEPELGLENLLVERSRMLKDQEEFQEELEFCEQLLRVCFNQPEENGMDR from the exons ATGGCTGAAGGTGGATCTGAGAGAAACAGGCAGCATCCAAGTAATTTGCAGGGTCTGTTGAGACTTGCTGTGGAGGCAGGGTCAGTGGGTGACACAGCTCCTGAACTGCAACCCATGCCAGAAGAG CGCAGACAGTGGCTGCAGGATGCGCTATCAGATGTATTTAACGGACACTTGGATGAGATTAAACAACTCAAAGATTGtctcgaaatcctgaaagaaatgcCTGAAGATGATGGTGGTGATGACGAAAGGCGCTGGAATGCACTTGATACATTGGCTGACTTGTGTGAAAACCTCGACAATGCAGGAG ACTTCTGTAAGCTGGCTGGCATGCAGCTGGTGGTGAGCAGTTTTCTGGAATGTCCGGACCCTGAGCTACGATGGCGAACAGCGCACCTCATTGGGACGTGCAGCCAAAACAACCCCTTTGTGCAGGAGCACGTGCTGAACCTGGGCACAATGCCCAAACTCCTGGATCTTCTCAACAGCGACAACAATGACATGGTTCGAATCAAGGCCCTCTTTGCCATATCAT GTCTGGTGCGTGAGCAGGAGGCTGGCCTGCGGGAGTTTGTTGACCACGACGGTTTTTCGGTACTGATGAGGGCCATGCAGAGTAATGTTGAGAAGCTGAAGGTGAAGGCCGCGTTCCTGCTGCAGAACCTGCTCATCAACAGCCCCGAGCACAAAG aCGTTCTCTGCTCAATGGGAATGGTGCAGCAGCTGGTGTCGCTCGTACAGACAGAGCATGATCCCTTTCAtgagcatgttctgggtgcacTGTGCAG CCTGGTGACCAACTTCCCTGGTGGAGTCAGGCAGTGTCAGGAACCTGAGCTGGGCCTGGAGAATCTTTTAGTCGAGAGATCACGGATGCTGAAAGACCAAGAAGAATTTCAG GAAGAGTTGGAATTCTGTGAGCAGCTTCTCCGTGTATGCTTCAACCAGCCCGAGGAAAACGGAATGGACCGGTGA
- the hspbp1 gene encoding hsp70-binding protein 1 isoform X3: MAEGGSERNRQHPSNLQGLLRLAVEAGSVGDTAPELQPMPEERRQWLQDALSDVFNGHLDEIKQLKDCLEILKEMPEDDGGDDERRWNALDTLADLCENLDNAGDFCKLAGMQLVVSSFLECPDPELRWRTAHLIGTCSQNNPFVQEHVLNLGTMPKLLDLLNSDNNDMVRIKALFAISCLVREQEAGLREFVDHDGFSVLMRAMQSNVEKLKVKAAFLLQNLLINSPEHKGGVPCTDAVPHQLNIASDHETKKRKGSTPLATQKTTN, translated from the exons ATGGCTGAAGGTGGATCTGAGAGAAACAGGCAGCATCCAAGTAATTTGCAGGGTCTGTTGAGACTTGCTGTGGAGGCAGGGTCAGTGGGTGACACAGCTCCTGAACTGCAACCCATGCCAGAAGAG CGCAGACAGTGGCTGCAGGATGCGCTATCAGATGTATTTAACGGACACTTGGATGAGATTAAACAACTCAAAGATTGtctcgaaatcctgaaagaaatgcCTGAAGATGATGGTGGTGATGACGAAAGGCGCTGGAATGCACTTGATACATTGGCTGACTTGTGTGAAAACCTCGACAATGCAGGAG ACTTCTGTAAGCTGGCTGGCATGCAGCTGGTGGTGAGCAGTTTTCTGGAATGTCCGGACCCTGAGCTACGATGGCGAACAGCGCACCTCATTGGGACGTGCAGCCAAAACAACCCCTTTGTGCAGGAGCACGTGCTGAACCTGGGCACAATGCCCAAACTCCTGGATCTTCTCAACAGCGACAACAATGACATGGTTCGAATCAAGGCCCTCTTTGCCATATCAT GTCTGGTGCGTGAGCAGGAGGCTGGCCTGCGGGAGTTTGTTGACCACGACGGTTTTTCGGTACTGATGAGGGCCATGCAGAGTAATGTTGAGAAGCTGAAGGTGAAGGCCGCGTTCCTGCTGCAGAACCTGCTCATCAACAGCCCCGAGCACAAAG GTggtgtcccgtgcacggatgcagTTCCACACCAGCTGAATATTGCCA gtgaccatgaaaccaagaaaaggAAGGGATCAACCCCACTCGCCacacaaaaaacaacaaactga
- the hspbp1 gene encoding hsp70-binding protein 1 isoform X4, with the protein MPEDDGGDDERRWNALDTLADLCENLDNAGDFCKLAGMQLVVSSFLECPDPELRWRTAHLIGTCSQNNPFVQEHVLNLGTMPKLLDLLNSDNNDMVRIKALFAISCLVREQEAGLREFVDHDGFSVLMRAMQSNVEKLKVKAAFLLQNLLINSPEHKGGVPCTDAVPHQLNIANVLCSMGMVQQLVSLVQTEHDPFHEHVLGALCSLVTNFPGGVRQCQEPELGLENLLVERSRMLKDQEEFQEELEFCEQLLRVCFNQPEENGMDR; encoded by the exons atgcCTGAAGATGATGGTGGTGATGACGAAAGGCGCTGGAATGCACTTGATACATTGGCTGACTTGTGTGAAAACCTCGACAATGCAGGAG ACTTCTGTAAGCTGGCTGGCATGCAGCTGGTGGTGAGCAGTTTTCTGGAATGTCCGGACCCTGAGCTACGATGGCGAACAGCGCACCTCATTGGGACGTGCAGCCAAAACAACCCCTTTGTGCAGGAGCACGTGCTGAACCTGGGCACAATGCCCAAACTCCTGGATCTTCTCAACAGCGACAACAATGACATGGTTCGAATCAAGGCCCTCTTTGCCATATCAT GTCTGGTGCGTGAGCAGGAGGCTGGCCTGCGGGAGTTTGTTGACCACGACGGTTTTTCGGTACTGATGAGGGCCATGCAGAGTAATGTTGAGAAGCTGAAGGTGAAGGCCGCGTTCCTGCTGCAGAACCTGCTCATCAACAGCCCCGAGCACAAAG GTggtgtcccgtgcacggatgcagTTCCACACCAGCTGAATATTGCCA aCGTTCTCTGCTCAATGGGAATGGTGCAGCAGCTGGTGTCGCTCGTACAGACAGAGCATGATCCCTTTCAtgagcatgttctgggtgcacTGTGCAG CCTGGTGACCAACTTCCCTGGTGGAGTCAGGCAGTGTCAGGAACCTGAGCTGGGCCTGGAGAATCTTTTAGTCGAGAGATCACGGATGCTGAAAGACCAAGAAGAATTTCAG GAAGAGTTGGAATTCTGTGAGCAGCTTCTCCGTGTATGCTTCAACCAGCCCGAGGAAAACGGAATGGACCGGTGA